One genomic segment of Desulfomicrobium sp. ZS1 includes these proteins:
- a CDS encoding CoB--CoM heterodisulfide reductase iron-sulfur subunit B family protein: MKYAYFPGCKIAHHLPIHGQSVEAVCAHLGLELAKPEFSCCGYPVRHESRDASVYSALRNLALAENLGLDLMTPCKCCFGNLQQARHQTNQDEKLKYRMKKMLGEDGLPFPDKVRVRHFLQVLDDLPGGVASVVSQPLKGLQIACHYGCHALRPENITHFDDPLAPTIFERLVAATGATPLPWDLRLECCGYPLRGRDENIADLLVAKKMAGAKSSGADLLATACTYCQLQFGSENQKRPQTIPAVLYSRILGLALGLSPDVLGIQPGDVLARFVV; this comes from the coding sequence TGCGCACCTGGGACTGGAGCTGGCCAAGCCCGAATTCAGTTGTTGCGGCTATCCCGTGCGCCACGAGAGCCGGGACGCATCCGTCTATTCCGCCCTGCGCAACCTGGCTCTGGCTGAAAACCTCGGCCTCGATCTGATGACGCCCTGCAAATGCTGCTTCGGCAATCTTCAGCAGGCGCGGCATCAGACCAATCAGGATGAAAAGCTAAAGTATCGCATGAAGAAAATGCTAGGTGAAGACGGGCTTCCATTTCCGGATAAGGTCCGCGTCCGACACTTCCTGCAGGTCCTCGACGACCTTCCGGGCGGCGTTGCAAGCGTAGTGAGCCAGCCGCTCAAAGGGCTGCAAATTGCTTGTCATTACGGATGCCATGCCCTGCGGCCCGAGAACATCACCCACTTCGACGATCCGCTGGCGCCGACTATCTTCGAGCGTCTGGTCGCCGCCACCGGCGCCACTCCCCTGCCCTGGGACCTGCGGCTGGAGTGCTGCGGCTATCCGCTTCGTGGGCGTGACGAAAACATCGCGGATCTGCTGGTGGCCAAGAAAATGGCGGGCGCGAAATCATCCGGTGCGGATCTGCTGGCCACTGCCTGCACGTATTGTCAGTTGCAGTTCGGCAGCGAGAACCAAAAAAGGCCACAGACCATACCGGCCGTCCTCTATTCCCGGATTCTGGGCCTGGCCCTTGGGCTGAGCCCGGACGTGCTCGGCATTCAGCCCGGCGACGTACTGGCCCGCTTCGTGGTTTGA
- the glpK gene encoding glycerol kinase GlpK has product MARYVGAVDQGTTSSRFIIFDERGRIVGMDQKEHEQIYPKPGWVEHDPMEIWNNTQDVIRGALAKSGIKGSELSSIGITNQRETTVVWDRFTGKPFYNAIVWQCTRTHEICKQLMADGGQDRFRLVTGLPVATYFSGPKMRWILDNVPEARAAADKGNALFGTIETWIIWWLTGGPKGGAHVTDVTNASRTMLMDLKTLSWDEEILKIMDIPLQGLPRIVPSSDSETWGPTSEDGPLGARVPVCGAVGDQQAALVGQTCFAPGEAKNTYGTGCFLLMHTGHEPIQSRHGLITTLAYQFSGRKPSYCLEGSIAIAGALVQWLRDNLQMFSSAPEIEALARKVEDTGGMYIVPAFSGLYAPYWRPDARGVMVGLTRYINRNHFARAVLEATAYQTKDIVLAMNKDSGVDLKTLKADGGMVFNELLMQFQADILNVPVVRPKVAETTCLGAAYAAGIASGFWSGREELYNNWEEDKRWIPDMKEEKRRELFAGWQKAVTRTFDWVD; this is encoded by the coding sequence ATGGCCCGCTACGTAGGCGCAGTCGATCAGGGGACCACCAGCAGCCGTTTCATCATCTTTGACGAGCGAGGCCGCATCGTCGGCATGGACCAGAAGGAGCACGAACAGATCTATCCGAAGCCCGGCTGGGTCGAGCACGATCCCATGGAGATATGGAACAACACCCAGGACGTCATCCGGGGAGCGCTGGCCAAATCCGGAATCAAGGGATCGGAGCTCTCGTCCATCGGCATCACCAACCAGCGCGAGACCACCGTGGTCTGGGACCGCTTCACCGGCAAGCCGTTCTACAACGCCATTGTCTGGCAATGCACCCGCACTCACGAAATCTGCAAGCAGCTCATGGCCGACGGCGGTCAGGACCGTTTCCGACTTGTAACCGGACTGCCGGTCGCAACCTATTTTTCCGGACCCAAGATGCGCTGGATTCTGGACAACGTGCCCGAGGCCCGCGCGGCCGCAGATAAAGGCAACGCCCTCTTCGGCACCATTGAGACCTGGATCATCTGGTGGCTGACCGGCGGCCCCAAAGGCGGGGCACACGTGACCGACGTGACCAACGCCAGCCGGACCATGCTCATGGACCTCAAAACGCTCAGTTGGGACGAAGAAATCCTGAAGATCATGGACATACCGCTGCAGGGTCTGCCGCGCATTGTGCCCTCCTCCGACAGCGAGACCTGGGGCCCCACCAGCGAGGACGGTCCACTTGGCGCGCGCGTGCCGGTCTGCGGAGCCGTGGGCGATCAGCAGGCCGCCCTTGTGGGCCAGACCTGCTTTGCGCCCGGCGAGGCCAAGAACACCTACGGCACGGGTTGCTTTCTGCTCATGCACACCGGGCATGAGCCTATCCAATCCCGCCACGGGCTCATCACCACCCTGGCCTACCAGTTCAGCGGCCGCAAGCCGTCCTACTGCCTCGAAGGCTCCATCGCCATTGCCGGGGCTCTGGTGCAGTGGCTCAGGGACAACCTGCAGATGTTCTCGTCGGCCCCGGAGATAGAGGCTTTGGCCCGGAAAGTTGAGGATACGGGCGGCATGTACATTGTCCCGGCCTTTTCCGGTCTCTACGCCCCATACTGGCGGCCCGACGCGCGCGGCGTCATGGTCGGCCTGACCCGCTACATCAACCGCAACCATTTCGCCCGGGCCGTGCTTGAGGCCACAGCCTACCAGACCAAGGACATCGTTCTGGCCATGAACAAGGACTCCGGCGTGGACCTGAAAACCCTCAAAGCCGATGGCGGCATGGTCTTCAACGAACTGCTCATGCAGTTCCAGGCGGACATCCTGAACGTGCCCGTGGTCCGGCCCAAGGTGGCCGAAACCACCTGCCTGGGCGCGGCCTACGCCGCAGGCATCGCCTCGGGCTTCTGGTCCGGCCGCGAGGAGCTCTACAACAACTGGGAAGAGGACAAACGCTGGATTCCGGACATGAAGGAAGAAAAACGCAGGGAATTGTTCGCAGGCTGGCAAAAGGCCGTGACCAGGACGTTTGACTGGGTGGATTAG
- a CDS encoding chemotaxis protein CheD, giving the protein MHRTAKNKITTPPQAIDGLEDCRELPHDYLLVGKGGIYSSPTLVQTVLGSCVSVTMYCAKYRWGGIFHALLPRIGDFSASRTNGDCYRYVDAAIWKLLREFAKSGISAKSLECKVFGGASPLHQNCDASAGNRNVQVAMEILADEGVTVSASSVGGNGGRKLFFRTDTGLVLQKRFQVKTCRDCGS; this is encoded by the coding sequence ATGCATAGAACAGCAAAAAACAAGATCACCACACCGCCCCAGGCCATCGACGGTCTCGAAGACTGCCGGGAGCTGCCTCATGACTACCTGCTGGTCGGAAAGGGAGGAATTTACAGCTCCCCGACTCTAGTGCAGACGGTGCTCGGCTCGTGCGTTTCCGTGACCATGTATTGCGCGAAATACCGCTGGGGAGGAATTTTTCATGCCCTGCTGCCGCGTATCGGCGATTTTTCCGCAAGCCGGACCAACGGGGATTGTTACCGCTACGTCGATGCGGCCATCTGGAAGCTGCTTCGGGAGTTCGCCAAATCGGGAATTTCAGCAAAAAGCCTGGAATGCAAGGTTTTTGGAGGGGCCTCGCCGTTGCATCAGAACTGCGATGCATCGGCCGGAAACCGAAACGTGCAGGTCGCCATGGAGATTCTGGCCGACGAGGGCGTGACCGTCAGCGCTTCCAGCGTCGGCGGCAACGGCGGCCGCAAGCTTTTCTTCCGCACGGACACGGGCCTCGTCCTGCAGAAACGCTTTCAGGTCAAAACCTGCAGGGATTGCGGGAGCTGA
- a CDS encoding CheR family methyltransferase — MSSEENTFRSGLRLELPYLVDALGKDHGFLHDVRQFEFLAEIVADHHCNGSTPLSSFLVAGCDRGLDAYSLCITLLEETKEHAGLHFSILATDFLPVNVSQAKRGVYSSSSVRDLPQSLIKRYFLRSRNSATNMVRLRPGVRDMVNFRCQDIFESFALREPMDVIVCRQVLHHFHPALALALAGRLRQYLAPGGILVLGARMPRMPGFRHLDHALYQAI, encoded by the coding sequence ATGTCATCAGAAGAAAACACATTTCGCTCAGGTCTGCGGCTGGAACTGCCCTATCTTGTTGATGCTCTCGGCAAGGACCACGGCTTTTTGCATGATGTCCGGCAATTTGAGTTCTTGGCGGAAATCGTTGCCGATCATCATTGCAACGGGTCCACTCCGCTCTCCTCGTTCCTCGTGGCAGGCTGTGATCGCGGGCTCGACGCCTACAGCCTGTGCATCACCTTGCTGGAAGAGACCAAAGAGCACGCCGGCCTCCACTTTTCAATACTGGCTACGGATTTCCTGCCCGTCAACGTAAGCCAAGCCAAACGCGGGGTGTACTCTTCGTCCAGCGTCCGGGATTTGCCGCAAAGCCTGATCAAACGCTATTTCCTACGCAGTCGCAACTCCGCCACGAACATGGTCCGGCTGCGGCCCGGGGTGCGCGACATGGTCAATTTCCGGTGTCAGGACATTTTCGAGTCCTTCGCCCTACGCGAACCCATGGATGTCATCGTTTGCCGTCAGGTACTGCACCATTTTCATCCCGCCCTGGCTTTGGCCCTGGCCGGCCGTCTCCGCCAGTATCTGGCTCCGGGAGGCATTCTGGTCCTGGGGGCACGCATGCCGCGAATGCCGGGTTTTCGCCATCTGGATCATGCACTGTATCAGGCGATCTAG
- a CDS encoding chemotaxis response regulator protein-glutamate methylesterase: MKNKIRILIVDDSALVRQTLTSIYSSDPEIEVIGAAGDPFAAAEIMRDQTPDVLSLDVEMPRMDGITFLKKIMTQHPIPTIICSTLTEKNAETTMKALEYGAVSIIQKPKVGTKQFMEESRIMLCDEVKAAAKAKVKQYVPRTLKVSQKLNADVMLPKAASNAMIQTTEKVLVVGASTGGTEALLTLLQSMPVDCPGIVIVQHMPEKFTAAFAQRLNTLCDIVVKEAVDNDTVLRGQALIAPGNLHMLLKRSGARYYVQVKEGPLVSRHRPSVDVLFRSAARYAGKNAVGVIMTGMGDDGAKAMLEMHEAGAVTVAQDEASCVVFGMPGEAIKLGGVDKIAPLTQIAPLVLQLCRS, translated from the coding sequence ATGAAAAATAAAATACGGATTCTTATAGTGGATGATTCGGCCCTGGTCCGCCAGACACTGACTTCCATCTATTCCTCGGACCCGGAGATCGAGGTCATCGGCGCGGCGGGAGACCCCTTCGCGGCGGCTGAGATCATGCGCGATCAGACCCCGGATGTCCTTTCCCTGGATGTGGAAATGCCGCGCATGGACGGAATCACGTTCCTCAAAAAGATCATGACCCAGCACCCCATCCCGACCATCATCTGCTCCACCCTGACCGAAAAAAACGCCGAAACGACCATGAAGGCCCTGGAATACGGTGCCGTGTCCATCATCCAGAAGCCCAAAGTGGGCACCAAGCAGTTCATGGAAGAGTCGCGGATCATGCTCTGCGACGAGGTCAAGGCCGCAGCCAAGGCCAAGGTCAAACAGTATGTCCCCCGAACCTTGAAAGTCAGCCAGAAACTCAACGCCGACGTCATGCTGCCCAAGGCCGCGTCCAATGCCATGATCCAGACCACCGAAAAGGTTCTCGTGGTCGGAGCCTCAACGGGCGGGACCGAGGCCCTCTTGACCCTGCTGCAGTCCATGCCGGTAGATTGCCCAGGCATCGTCATTGTCCAGCACATGCCGGAGAAGTTCACGGCCGCCTTTGCCCAGCGCCTGAATACCCTGTGCGACATCGTGGTCAAGGAAGCCGTCGACAACGACACCGTGCTGCGCGGTCAGGCCCTCATCGCCCCGGGCAATCTGCACATGCTCCTTAAACGCAGCGGCGCCAGATATTACGTGCAGGTCAAGGAGGGACCGCTGGTTTCCCGGCATCGCCCTTCCGTGGACGTGCTCTTCCGGTCGGCGGCGCGTTACGCGGGCAAAAACGCGGTGGGCGTCATCATGACCGGCATGGGCGACGATGGGGCCAAAGCCATGCTTGAGATGCACGAGGCCGGAGCCGTGACCGTGGCCCAGGATGAGGCGTCATGCGTTGTCTTCGGCATGCCCGGCGAGGCCATCAAACTGGGCGGCGTGGATAAGATCGCACCGCTGACCCAGATCGCGCCCCTGGTTCTGCAATTGTGCCGATCATGA
- a CDS encoding response regulator has protein sequence MRILIVEDDFVGRKVMHQLLLEYGECDVAVDGVEAVKAFELAWAANQPYDVMFLDIMMPNMSGHEALKIIRDREKERGVTPQNEVRVIMTSALDDVKNVTQSFFQGGASAYLVKPIERRKVIEELRKLGLV, from the coding sequence ATGCGAATACTGATCGTTGAAGATGATTTTGTCGGCCGCAAGGTCATGCACCAACTGCTGCTCGAATACGGAGAGTGCGATGTCGCCGTGGACGGAGTCGAAGCCGTCAAGGCTTTCGAACTGGCCTGGGCGGCGAACCAGCCCTATGATGTCATGTTTCTGGACATAATGATGCCGAACATGAGCGGGCATGAGGCGTTGAAGATCATCCGGGACCGGGAGAAGGAGCGCGGCGTGACGCCGCAAAATGAAGTGAGGGTCATCATGACCAGCGCCCTGGATGACGTGAAGAACGTGACCCAGTCCTTTTTTCAAGGCGGGGCTTCAGCCTATCTGGTCAAGCCCATCGAACGGCGCAAGGTCATCGAAGAGCTGCGCAAACTGGGTCTGGTGTAA
- a CDS encoding PAS domain S-box protein, producing the protein MTKTMLLKNNGDLRFENFFDLQEVQNIQDNFAMATGVASLITSPDGIPLTRPSNFTRLCSQVIRGTRTGSENCMRSDALLGAYNPHGPSIRRCMSGGLWDAGVSITVGGRHVANWLIGQVRSSLADEEAMLGYAKTIGADPQEYREAMNAVPFMEEEQFRRVADALFVIANSLSEKAYQQTMLLEEKKERQKMDAMREMLMDRSLDAIIVVDQNHRIIEANRRFADMLGYTPAEVLGLRTWDYEANMTEGIIKELFSDFSQVNSVFETRHRRKDGSIFDVEVTTAGASIDGRSCILAFSRDITTRKEAERQLRQSEKHFRALFELSRDGFILADAEGRFLDANKAYCDMTGYSLPELRALGDFYALTPEKWHDWQRDQIWTRLFTSGDTGVYRKEYIHKDGHVFPVELRDFAVHDDHGVVRYAWGIVRDISERVRTEERMHALMQMVEQSPVCIVMTDPQGNIEYVNPKFTELSGYSFDEARGQNPRILGSGYKSREEYQELWHTIESGQQWRGEFRNRHKDGSLYWESALIAPILDPDGRITHYVAIKEDITKRRHTEEELRKRDINFKKIVDILPQLVSYIDKDLRYRFVNATYSSFFSPGNLIGNTVPEVIGEKAFEATRGHIEQVFQGKTVHYGATLTYPELGERFVDVYLIPDYSSHGVVDGYYAILNDLTHLKRIEDSLRLAKDEAEAANKLKSEFLANMSHEIRTPLNGVLGMLQLMQGSNLDAEQQECLHTAIKSSERLTRLLSDILDISKIEADRLVFREHAFDIMDVKKALTELFGQTVKDAGITYSVRVDPRLPKEVLGDEARLVQILFNLVGNSLKFADKGNVTVDIAPLPFTAGAPLRLLFCVTDTGLGMSEQTQRDIFEPFIQSDGSYTRRYQGVGLGLTIVRKLVQRMGGSLCLDSVSGQGTSVYVSLPFRLPPDRSGEDVASCGQCDGVPGLRLLMVEDDAVNLLCGQRLLEKSGYVVTTARDGQEALEVLMVHDFDLVLMDIQMPVLDGIQTTRAIRHAAPFAHVSTIPIIALTAHAMAGDQEKFLAAEMDGYLSKPFDICKINQEIARVVSLPRRGARQAD; encoded by the coding sequence ATGACCAAAACCATGCTCCTGAAAAATAATGGGGACCTGCGTTTTGAAAATTTCTTCGATCTGCAGGAGGTCCAGAATATTCAGGACAACTTTGCCATGGCTACGGGCGTCGCATCCCTGATCACCTCTCCTGACGGGATTCCATTAACCAGGCCAAGCAATTTCACCCGGCTCTGCAGCCAAGTCATCCGAGGGACCAGAACCGGAAGCGAGAACTGCATGCGTTCCGACGCTCTGCTTGGCGCGTACAACCCCCACGGCCCGAGCATAAGACGTTGCATGAGCGGCGGGTTGTGGGACGCAGGCGTGAGCATCACCGTGGGCGGCAGGCATGTCGCCAACTGGCTCATCGGGCAGGTGCGCTCCAGCCTCGCAGACGAGGAGGCCATGCTCGGCTATGCGAAAACCATTGGTGCCGACCCGCAGGAATACCGCGAGGCTATGAACGCGGTGCCTTTCATGGAAGAGGAGCAGTTTCGCCGGGTGGCCGATGCCCTATTCGTCATCGCCAACTCCCTGTCCGAAAAAGCCTATCAGCAAACTATGCTGCTGGAGGAAAAAAAGGAGCGGCAGAAAATGGACGCCATGCGTGAGATGCTCATGGATCGCAGCCTGGACGCCATTATCGTTGTCGACCAGAACCATCGCATCATCGAAGCCAACAGGCGCTTTGCGGACATGCTCGGCTACACTCCCGCCGAGGTGCTGGGTTTGCGCACCTGGGACTACGAAGCGAACATGACCGAAGGGATAATAAAAGAGCTGTTTTCCGATTTTTCGCAAGTCAATTCGGTTTTTGAGACCAGGCATCGCAGAAAGGACGGGTCGATCTTCGACGTGGAGGTGACCACGGCCGGGGCCAGCATAGACGGCCGCTCCTGCATCCTGGCCTTCAGCCGGGACATCACCACGCGCAAGGAGGCCGAGCGGCAGCTCCGCCAGAGCGAAAAGCATTTCCGGGCGCTTTTTGAACTGAGCCGGGACGGGTTCATCCTGGCCGACGCGGAAGGACGCTTTCTGGATGCCAACAAGGCGTACTGCGACATGACTGGCTATTCGCTGCCGGAGCTGCGTGCCCTGGGCGATTTCTACGCGCTCACACCCGAGAAATGGCATGACTGGCAGCGGGACCAGATTTGGACAAGGCTGTTCACATCCGGCGACACGGGGGTGTACCGGAAAGAATACATCCACAAGGACGGGCACGTGTTCCCGGTGGAACTGCGGGATTTCGCGGTCCACGACGACCACGGCGTCGTCAGGTACGCCTGGGGCATCGTGCGGGACATTTCCGAACGCGTGCGGACCGAGGAGCGGATGCACGCGCTGATGCAGATGGTCGAACAGAGTCCGGTCTGCATCGTCATGACCGACCCGCAAGGCAACATCGAATACGTCAATCCCAAATTCACGGAGCTTTCGGGATATTCCTTTGACGAAGCCCGGGGACAGAATCCCCGCATTCTCGGTTCGGGCTACAAATCGCGCGAAGAGTATCAGGAGCTTTGGCACACGATCGAATCCGGTCAGCAGTGGCGGGGCGAGTTTCGCAATCGTCACAAGGACGGCAGTCTGTACTGGGAGTCCGCCCTCATCGCGCCCATCCTCGACCCTGATGGGCGGATCACCCATTATGTGGCCATCAAGGAGGACATCACCAAACGCCGCCATACGGAAGAGGAGCTGCGCAAGCGCGACATCAACTTCAAGAAGATCGTCGACATCCTGCCGCAACTGGTCTCGTATATTGACAAGGATCTGCGCTACCGCTTTGTCAACGCCACGTATTCCAGTTTTTTCTCGCCCGGGAACCTTATCGGCAATACCGTCCCGGAGGTCATCGGCGAAAAGGCTTTCGAGGCCACTCGGGGACATATCGAACAGGTGTTCCAGGGCAAGACCGTGCATTACGGGGCCACGTTGACGTATCCGGAACTGGGCGAACGCTTTGTCGATGTCTATCTGATTCCCGATTATTCCAGTCATGGGGTCGTGGACGGCTATTACGCGATTCTGAACGACCTGACCCATCTGAAGCGAATCGAGGATTCCCTGCGTCTGGCCAAGGACGAGGCAGAGGCCGCGAACAAGCTCAAGTCCGAATTTCTGGCCAACATGAGCCACGAAATCCGCACGCCCTTGAACGGCGTCCTCGGCATGCTGCAGCTCATGCAGGGCTCGAACCTGGACGCGGAGCAACAAGAATGCCTGCACACGGCCATCAAATCATCGGAGCGCCTGACCCGCCTCCTGAGCGACATTCTCGACATTTCAAAGATCGAGGCGGACAGGCTGGTATTTCGGGAGCATGCCTTCGACATCATGGATGTCAAAAAGGCGCTCACGGAATTGTTCGGACAGACCGTAAAGGACGCAGGCATCACCTACTCCGTCAGAGTGGATCCCCGCCTGCCGAAAGAGGTCCTGGGCGACGAGGCGCGACTGGTGCAGATACTTTTCAATCTGGTCGGCAACTCCCTCAAATTCGCCGACAAAGGCAACGTGACCGTCGACATCGCGCCCCTTCCGTTCACGGCGGGCGCACCGCTGCGATTACTTTTTTGTGTCACCGACACGGGCCTTGGCATGTCGGAACAAACCCAGCGCGACATCTTCGAACCTTTCATCCAAAGCGACGGCTCCTACACCAGACGTTATCAGGGAGTGGGGCTGGGGCTGACCATCGTGCGCAAGCTCGTGCAGCGCATGGGCGGAAGTCTCTGTCTGGATTCAGTGTCCGGGCAGGGTACGTCGGTATATGTTTCCCTGCCGTTTAGGCTGCCGCCTGATCGCAGCGGGGAAGATGTCGCGTCCTGCGGACAATGCGATGGGGTGCCCGGCCTGCGCCTGCTCATGGTCGAAGACGATGCGGTCAATCTGCTTTGCGGACAGCGCCTGCTGGAAAAATCAGGGTATGTGGTCACAACGGCCCGTGATGGCCAGGAGGCCCTTGAAGTACTCATGGTCCATGATTTCGATCTGGTGCTGATGGACATTCAGATGCCGGTGCTGGACGGAATCCAGACCACCCGGGCCATCCGCCATGCCGCGCCTTTCGCGCACGTATCAACGATCCCCATTATCGCCCTGACCGCTCACGCCATGGCCGGGGATCAGGAAAAATTTCTGGCTGCCGAAATGGATGGCTACCTGAGCAAACCTTTTGACATTTGTAAAATCAACCAGGAAATCGCCAGGGTCGTGTCCCTGCCCCGCAGGGGAGCGCGCCAGGCGGATTGA